Proteins from a genomic interval of Microbacterium esteraromaticum:
- a CDS encoding RNB domain-containing ribonuclease, whose amino-acid sequence MPQRRSHVAPSAAQSELAAALADLRTDIDAPTEFSPEVLAEAEAASAPAPDLDLRDVPFVTLDPVGSRDLDQAFHLEARGSGYQVRYAIADVPAFVEPGGAMDAEARRRGQTLYLADGTIPLHPRVLSEDRASLLAGQERPALVWTFALDDAGIVSSHRVERALIRSREQLDYTSAQRMLDAGDPGPLALLPRIGAARLAQEQDRGGASLNLPDDEVVQRPDGRYDIERREPLPVEEWNAQLSLMTGMAAAERMLDAKVGVLRTMPAPDEQAFERFRLQTEALGRPWRQGRYGDYLRELDRSDPLTLPVLEAAASLFRGAGYVVFDGQVPTDIEQAAIAAPYAHATAPLRRLVDRWALAICLAVSNGAPAPRWARDSLSELPGLMQQSGQRASRLNADTVNRVEAALLHPLIGQPVEATVIELRGENRAAVQIADPAVTATAPVPPGTRPGETVRLRLTGTDIAAGTVEFAT is encoded by the coding sequence ATGCCGCAGCGCCGATCCCACGTCGCCCCGTCCGCCGCGCAGAGCGAACTGGCCGCCGCCCTGGCCGATCTCCGCACCGACATCGACGCGCCGACGGAGTTCTCACCGGAGGTGCTGGCCGAAGCCGAGGCGGCGAGCGCGCCGGCACCCGACCTCGACCTGCGCGACGTGCCCTTCGTCACCCTCGACCCGGTCGGATCCCGCGACCTCGATCAGGCCTTTCACCTGGAAGCGCGCGGCAGCGGATACCAGGTGCGGTACGCGATCGCCGACGTGCCGGCGTTCGTCGAGCCTGGTGGCGCGATGGATGCCGAGGCACGCCGCCGCGGACAGACCCTGTATCTCGCCGACGGCACCATCCCCTTGCATCCGCGGGTGCTGTCCGAGGACCGCGCCTCACTGCTCGCCGGGCAGGAACGCCCCGCTCTGGTGTGGACGTTCGCGCTGGACGACGCGGGAATCGTGTCATCGCATCGGGTGGAACGCGCGCTGATCCGTTCGCGGGAGCAGTTGGACTACACATCGGCGCAACGGATGCTGGATGCCGGCGACCCCGGCCCGCTCGCGCTGCTCCCTCGGATCGGCGCCGCGCGACTCGCTCAAGAACAGGACCGCGGCGGGGCGAGCCTGAACCTGCCCGACGACGAAGTCGTGCAACGCCCGGATGGGCGCTACGACATCGAACGGCGCGAGCCGCTGCCCGTCGAGGAGTGGAACGCGCAGCTGTCACTCATGACGGGGATGGCGGCGGCCGAGCGGATGCTCGATGCGAAAGTGGGTGTGCTGCGCACCATGCCCGCGCCCGATGAGCAGGCGTTCGAGCGATTCCGTTTGCAGACCGAGGCCCTGGGGCGTCCGTGGCGACAGGGACGCTACGGGGACTACCTGCGGGAGCTCGACCGCTCGGATCCGCTGACCCTCCCCGTGCTGGAGGCCGCGGCCTCGTTGTTCCGCGGTGCGGGCTACGTCGTCTTCGACGGGCAGGTGCCGACCGATATCGAGCAGGCCGCGATCGCCGCGCCCTATGCGCACGCGACCGCTCCCCTGCGCCGTTTGGTCGATCGGTGGGCGCTCGCGATCTGCCTGGCCGTCTCGAACGGGGCTCCCGCACCGCGCTGGGCCCGGGACTCGCTGTCAGAGCTCCCTGGCCTCATGCAGCAGTCCGGGCAACGCGCTTCGCGGCTGAACGCCGACACGGTGAACCGCGTCGAAGCGGCTCTGTTGCATCCGTTGATCGGGCAGCCCGTGGAGGCGACCGTGATCGAACTGCGCGGCGAGAACCGCGCCGCCGTTCAGATCGCCGATCCCGCCGTGACCGCGACCGCACCCGTTCCACCCGGCACACGGCCCGGCGAGACGGTGCGCCTGCGGCTCACCGGCACCGACATCGCCGCCGGCACCGTCGAGTTCGCCACGTGA
- a CDS encoding proline--tRNA ligase: MVTRLSNFFLRTLREDPAGAEVISHKLLIRAGYIRPQAAGIFAWLPLGLRVKERIERIVREEMSAAGAQEVHFPALMPREPYEQSGRWGEYGDLLFRLQDRKGGDYLLAPTHEEAFTLLVKDLYSSYKDLPLTIYQIQDKYRDEARPRAGLLRGREFTMKDAYSFDASDEGLDASYAAQRDAYERIFQRLGLEYVIVQADAGAMGGSRSEEFLHPTPVGEDTFVRSEGGYAANVEAYTTTAPAAVSWDDAPAATVFDSPNTPTIDTLVAHSNAVLDGEYTAADTLKNVVLALTHLDGTREVVVVGMPGDRDVDMKRAEVAFAPAEVEPATDADFERHALLVRGYIGPWSPTGAVLGEESATGIRYVVDPRVADGTRWITGANIDQKHAHSVVAGRDFVADGTAEVANVRDGDPAPDGSGPVTIARGMEIGHVFQLGRKYAEALGLKVLDQNGKLVTVTMGSYGIGVTRILAIIAELNNDDRGLIWPASVAPFDVQVVAAGRDQVAFDVAEDIANQLEAARLDVLYDDRVKVSPGVKFGDAELVGVPKIVIVGRGAADGQVELWDRASGDREAMSAADAIARLTR, encoded by the coding sequence GTGGTCACTCGTCTTTCGAACTTCTTCCTCCGTACGCTCCGTGAAGACCCCGCCGGCGCCGAGGTCATCAGTCACAAGCTGCTGATCCGCGCCGGGTATATCCGGCCGCAGGCTGCCGGTATCTTCGCCTGGCTGCCACTGGGCCTCCGGGTGAAGGAGCGGATCGAGCGCATCGTGCGCGAGGAGATGTCGGCCGCGGGCGCCCAGGAAGTGCACTTCCCGGCGCTCATGCCGCGCGAGCCCTACGAGCAGAGCGGCCGTTGGGGCGAGTATGGCGACCTGCTGTTCCGTCTGCAGGACCGCAAGGGCGGCGACTACCTGCTCGCGCCCACGCACGAAGAGGCGTTCACGCTGCTGGTCAAGGACCTCTACTCGTCCTACAAGGACCTGCCCCTGACGATCTACCAGATCCAGGACAAGTACCGCGACGAGGCTCGCCCCCGCGCCGGCCTGCTGCGCGGCCGCGAGTTCACGATGAAGGACGCCTACTCGTTCGACGCGTCGGACGAGGGGCTCGACGCGAGCTACGCGGCCCAGCGCGACGCCTACGAGCGGATCTTCCAGCGCCTCGGACTCGAGTACGTTATCGTGCAGGCGGATGCCGGCGCCATGGGCGGTTCGCGGAGCGAGGAGTTCCTGCACCCGACGCCCGTCGGTGAAGACACCTTCGTGCGCAGCGAGGGCGGCTACGCCGCCAACGTCGAGGCCTACACGACCACGGCCCCCGCAGCCGTCTCGTGGGATGACGCGCCCGCGGCCACGGTGTTCGACTCGCCGAACACGCCCACGATCGACACGCTCGTGGCGCACTCGAACGCCGTCCTGGACGGCGAGTACACCGCCGCTGACACGTTGAAGAACGTCGTTCTCGCGCTGACCCACCTCGACGGCACCCGCGAGGTGGTCGTCGTCGGCATGCCCGGTGACCGCGACGTCGACATGAAGCGCGCCGAGGTGGCCTTCGCGCCGGCCGAGGTCGAGCCGGCCACGGATGCCGACTTCGAGCGCCACGCGCTGCTGGTGCGCGGGTACATCGGTCCCTGGTCGCCGACCGGCGCGGTGCTCGGTGAGGAGTCGGCCACCGGCATCCGCTACGTCGTCGACCCGCGCGTCGCCGACGGAACCCGGTGGATCACCGGCGCCAACATCGATCAGAAGCACGCGCACTCGGTGGTCGCCGGGCGCGACTTCGTCGCCGACGGCACCGCCGAGGTCGCGAACGTGCGCGACGGCGACCCGGCCCCCGACGGCTCGGGCCCCGTCACCATCGCACGCGGCATGGAGATCGGACACGTGTTCCAGCTCGGGCGCAAGTACGCCGAGGCGCTGGGTCTCAAGGTGCTCGATCAGAACGGCAAGCTCGTCACCGTCACGATGGGCTCGTACGGCATCGGCGTCACGCGCATCCTCGCGATCATCGCCGAGCTCAACAACGACGATCGCGGTCTGATCTGGCCGGCGTCGGTGGCACCGTTCGACGTGCAGGTCGTGGCCGCGGGGCGCGACCAGGTCGCCTTCGACGTGGCCGAGGACATCGCGAACCAGTTGGAGGCCGCCCGACTCGATGTGCTGTACGACGACCGCGTGAAGGTGTCGCCGGGCGTGAAGTTCGGCGACGCCGAACTCGTCGGCGTGCCGAAGATCGTCATCGTCGGGCGCGGCGCCGCCGACGGCCAGGTTGAGCTCTGGGACCGCGCGAGTGGCGACCGCGAGGCGATGTCCGCGGCGGATGCCATCGCGCGCCTGACCCGCTGA
- a CDS encoding ion transporter has protein sequence MVPKPRTQRPPRTHSSELKGTAYEIFIGILSVMSIVNLVLVLVFTGYEALQLVLALMNGLFNVIFLIDFIYRFTTSEARGRYFFRRFGWADLLASVPLPQFNILRVFRLHRVYQLLRALGWREIVRTLIHDRANSTLMSLLMMGILVLQLGSLAILAVEDGAEGANIDTASDAIWYTLVTISTVGYGDQYPVTNAGRLIGVVIIIVGVGIFGTFTGYLANLFLGPSRRSAERHTTQHPPSVPDSAADVTALAGTRDDDHERAQLERLLAQSERLSAELRQLLEERR, from the coding sequence ATGGTTCCGAAGCCGCGAACGCAACGCCCGCCGCGCACGCACAGCAGCGAGCTGAAGGGCACCGCGTACGAGATCTTCATCGGCATCCTGTCGGTGATGTCGATCGTGAACCTGGTACTCGTGCTCGTGTTCACCGGCTACGAAGCCCTTCAGCTGGTCCTCGCGCTGATGAACGGTCTGTTCAACGTCATCTTCCTGATCGACTTCATCTATCGATTCACCACGTCAGAGGCCCGAGGTCGCTACTTCTTCCGACGGTTCGGATGGGCTGATCTGCTCGCGAGCGTGCCCCTGCCGCAGTTCAACATCCTGCGGGTGTTCCGCTTGCATCGCGTCTACCAGCTGTTGCGTGCACTCGGCTGGCGCGAGATCGTGCGCACCCTCATCCACGACCGCGCGAACAGCACACTGATGAGCTTGCTGATGATGGGCATCCTGGTGCTGCAGTTGGGCAGCCTGGCAATCCTCGCCGTCGAGGACGGCGCGGAGGGCGCCAACATCGACACGGCTTCCGACGCCATCTGGTACACGCTCGTGACCATCTCGACCGTCGGCTACGGCGATCAGTACCCGGTGACCAACGCCGGCCGCCTGATCGGCGTGGTCATCATCATCGTGGGCGTCGGCATCTTCGGAACGTTCACCGGCTACCTCGCCAATCTCTTCCTGGGTCCGTCGCGGCGGAGCGCCGAGCGACACACCACACAGCACCCGCCCTCCGTGCCCGACTCCGCCGCTGACGTCACCGCACTCGCTGGCACGCGGGACGACGATCATGAACGGGCACAGCTGGAACGCCTGCTCGCGCAGTCCGAGCGCCTGAGCGCCGAGCTGCGCCAGCTGCTCGAGGAACGACGCTGA
- a CDS encoding TIGR00730 family Rossman fold protein codes for MTDASLDPDLRDRISALLDDAGIVAERGLITRMLQTSLLLGIEDMDRLDLKIASAALREMHQAFRLFRPFETVPKVTVFGSARTQHDDPLYLHARDVAAALSAEGWMVVTGAGPGIMQAAAEGAGSKMSLGVSIRLPFEERANATVSEEAQVVAMKYFFTRKLMLVKESRGFICLPGGFGTMDEMFELLTLQQTGKAEPTPIVLLDSPGGSFWQGLKTYVDDHLVPAGVISPGDMDRVLITDSVSDAVANITGFWHNYDSLRWVGDRLVLRLVHPPTDAEVADLNDRFGDLCEHGRIERIEALEVERADDDVIELPRLALHLEQRRVGSLFRLIRAINDLPSAG; via the coding sequence ATGACCGACGCATCGCTCGACCCCGACCTTCGCGACCGGATCTCCGCCCTCCTCGACGACGCGGGAATCGTCGCCGAGCGCGGCCTCATCACGCGGATGCTGCAGACTTCGCTTCTGCTGGGCATCGAGGACATGGATCGGCTGGACCTGAAGATCGCGTCGGCGGCGCTGCGCGAGATGCACCAGGCCTTCCGGCTGTTCCGTCCGTTCGAGACGGTGCCCAAGGTCACGGTGTTCGGATCGGCCCGCACTCAGCACGACGATCCGTTGTACCTGCACGCTCGGGACGTCGCCGCGGCGCTGTCGGCCGAGGGATGGATGGTCGTCACCGGCGCCGGGCCCGGCATCATGCAAGCCGCAGCCGAAGGCGCCGGGTCGAAGATGTCGCTCGGTGTATCGATCCGTCTGCCGTTCGAGGAACGCGCGAACGCGACCGTGTCGGAGGAGGCGCAGGTCGTCGCGATGAAGTACTTCTTCACGCGCAAGCTGATGCTCGTCAAGGAGTCACGGGGATTCATCTGCCTGCCCGGCGGGTTCGGCACGATGGACGAGATGTTCGAACTGCTCACCCTGCAGCAGACGGGCAAGGCCGAGCCCACGCCGATCGTTCTGCTCGACTCGCCGGGCGGGTCGTTCTGGCAGGGGCTGAAGACCTACGTCGATGACCATCTCGTGCCGGCCGGCGTGATCTCACCCGGCGACATGGACCGGGTGCTGATCACCGACTCGGTCAGCGACGCCGTCGCGAACATCACCGGGTTCTGGCACAACTACGACTCGCTGCGGTGGGTCGGTGACCGGCTTGTGCTGCGGCTCGTGCACCCGCCGACCGATGCCGAGGTCGCCGACCTCAACGATCGTTTCGGGGACCTCTGCGAGCACGGCCGGATAGAACGCATCGAGGCGCTGGAGGTGGAGCGCGCCGATGATGACGTCATCGAGCTCCCGCGTCTGGCCCTGCACCTCGAGCAGCGTCGGGTGGGCTCGCTGTTCCGGCTGATCCGCGCGATCAACGATCTGCCGTCGGCGGGCTGA
- a CDS encoding flavin monoamine oxidase family protein: MQQVDTVIIGAGMAGVTCARLLTDAGQRVVVLEARDRVGGRMLTERSPGFPVDLGASWIHGIDDSPLWELVQTLRIPTLEYTVGSFQAGGRPMMHFDGEGRPMSAAESARWVDDVASVDHALHAEIARSSPGDTYLDVTERALDASGLDAERIDEVREFFRHRVEEQCGAWIGDLDAHGLDEDAIDGDEVIFPRGYDEIPARLAAGLDVRFTHEVSRVDRDTDGVTVTTEQGVFTGASAVVTVPLGVLKAGDIAFAPPLPTDVSGPIERLGMGVFNKIFLQFPERFWPDDSYLLRALGEAGERWHSWYDLSAISGLPTLLTFAAGPLGRHMQTLTDDEIVADVLLALRALYGDAVRQPIAHWVTRWGLDPHARGSYSHLALGSSHDDHDALAGPVDGILHFAGEATWGAEPATVGAAYYSGHRAAERVLGRPVDLTAAAAAVIARERAR, encoded by the coding sequence ATGCAGCAAGTGGATACCGTCATCATCGGCGCCGGCATGGCCGGGGTCACCTGCGCACGGCTGCTGACCGACGCCGGACAGCGTGTCGTCGTGCTCGAGGCGCGCGACCGCGTGGGTGGGCGGATGCTCACCGAACGGTCGCCGGGCTTCCCGGTCGACCTCGGTGCGTCATGGATCCACGGCATTGACGACTCACCGCTATGGGAACTGGTGCAGACGTTGCGCATCCCCACGCTGGAGTACACGGTCGGGAGTTTTCAGGCCGGCGGACGCCCGATGATGCACTTCGACGGCGAGGGACGGCCGATGTCGGCCGCGGAAAGCGCCCGCTGGGTCGACGACGTTGCGTCCGTCGATCACGCACTGCACGCCGAGATCGCGCGCTCCTCCCCCGGCGATACCTACCTGGATGTCACCGAACGCGCCCTCGACGCATCCGGTCTCGACGCGGAGCGCATCGATGAGGTCCGCGAGTTCTTCCGGCATCGTGTTGAGGAGCAGTGCGGCGCGTGGATCGGGGATCTTGACGCGCACGGGCTCGACGAGGATGCCATCGACGGCGATGAGGTGATCTTCCCTCGCGGCTACGACGAGATCCCCGCTCGGCTCGCCGCCGGACTCGACGTCCGGTTCACGCACGAGGTCTCGCGGGTGGATCGTGACACCGACGGTGTGACGGTCACGACCGAGCAGGGCGTCTTCACTGGGGCATCCGCTGTCGTCACGGTGCCGCTCGGCGTACTCAAAGCGGGGGACATCGCGTTCGCTCCCCCGTTGCCGACCGACGTCTCCGGCCCAATCGAGCGCCTGGGCATGGGGGTGTTCAACAAGATCTTCCTGCAGTTCCCCGAACGGTTCTGGCCCGACGACAGCTATCTGCTCCGCGCCCTCGGCGAAGCCGGTGAACGCTGGCACTCGTGGTACGACCTCTCGGCGATCAGCGGGCTCCCCACCCTGCTGACCTTCGCGGCCGGCCCCCTGGGACGACACATGCAGACGCTGACCGACGACGAGATCGTCGCCGATGTTCTGCTGGCACTGCGCGCCCTCTACGGTGACGCCGTGCGGCAGCCGATCGCCCACTGGGTGACGCGCTGGGGGCTCGATCCCCACGCACGCGGTTCGTACTCGCACCTCGCGCTGGGCTCCAGCCACGACGACCACGACGCCCTCGCGGGCCCCGTCGATGGCATCCTGCACTTCGCCGGCGAGGCCACGTGGGGCGCGGAGCCCGCCACCGTGGGCGCCGCCTACTATTCCGGGCACCGCGCCGCGGAGCGCGTGCTCGGACGCCCCGTCGACCTCACGGCGGCAGCCGCCGCTGTCATCGCACGCGAGCGCGCCCGCTGA
- the nusA gene encoding transcription termination factor NusA, giving the protein MKIELALLRGIEKEKAIPFDELVSIIEQAILTAYGKHVSEDGAVPEGVRVELDRVSGGVSVLQPVRDEEGAIIGEEETTPEDFGRIAAYAAKQVIGQRLRDIADDAVLGEFRGKEGDIVAGVIQQGPNPRMIHVDLGAVEAILPPEEQVPGEEYPHGKRMRVYVTSVAKGMKGPQITVSRTHPGLVRKLFALEVPEIAGGLVEIVSLAREAGHRTKIAVKANDPSVNAKGSCIGEMGRRVRAVTEELAGEKIDIVDHHPDLATFVAHALSPAKVTSAFVLDASTKAVRALVPDYQLSLAIGKEGQNARLAAKLTGAKIDIQPDSVMGDS; this is encoded by the coding sequence ATGAAGATCGAACTCGCACTGCTGCGCGGAATCGAGAAGGAGAAGGCGATCCCCTTCGATGAACTCGTTTCGATCATCGAACAGGCGATCCTGACCGCCTACGGCAAGCACGTCTCTGAGGATGGCGCCGTACCCGAGGGTGTCCGCGTCGAGCTCGACCGCGTCAGCGGTGGTGTGTCGGTGCTGCAGCCGGTGCGCGACGAAGAGGGCGCGATCATCGGTGAGGAAGAGACCACCCCCGAAGACTTCGGCCGCATCGCCGCGTACGCCGCCAAGCAGGTTATCGGCCAGCGCCTGCGTGACATCGCCGACGACGCGGTGCTGGGCGAGTTCCGTGGCAAGGAGGGTGACATCGTCGCCGGTGTCATCCAGCAGGGTCCCAACCCGCGCATGATCCACGTCGACCTCGGCGCTGTCGAGGCCATCCTGCCGCCCGAGGAGCAGGTGCCCGGCGAGGAGTACCCGCACGGCAAGCGCATGCGTGTGTACGTCACGAGTGTGGCGAAGGGCATGAAGGGCCCGCAGATCACCGTCTCGCGCACGCACCCGGGGCTCGTGCGCAAGCTGTTCGCACTCGAGGTTCCCGAGATCGCCGGCGGCCTCGTCGAGATCGTCTCGCTGGCCCGTGAGGCCGGCCATCGCACCAAGATCGCGGTCAAGGCGAACGATCCGTCGGTCAACGCCAAGGGCTCGTGCATCGGTGAGATGGGTCGACGCGTGCGCGCGGTGACCGAGGAACTGGCCGGTGAGAAGATCGACATCGTCGACCACCACCCCGACCTCGCCACGTTCGTGGCCCACGCACTCTCGCCCGCCAAGGTCACCTCGGCGTTCGTGCTGGATGCCAGCACCAAGGCCGTGCGTGCACTGGTTCCCGACTACCAGCTGTCGCTGGCGATCGGCAAGGAGGGGCAGAACGCCCGCCTCGCTGCCAAGCTGACCGGGGCGAAGATCGACATTCAGCCCGACAGCGTGATGGGTGATTCCTGA
- a CDS encoding YlxR family protein: MEPVRTCVGCRARASRSALIRVAAQNGELVFDERAVLPGRGAWLHPTVECLQAALRRRAFARALRVPATFGFPQASDVRNVERHSPRNKG, encoded by the coding sequence ATGGAACCCGTACGAACGTGTGTCGGTTGTCGCGCTCGTGCCTCTCGATCCGCCCTCATCAGGGTGGCAGCGCAGAACGGTGAACTCGTCTTCGACGAGCGAGCGGTTCTGCCGGGGCGAGGGGCGTGGTTGCATCCGACAGTCGAATGCCTGCAAGCCGCTCTGCGGCGGCGGGCCTTCGCACGTGCACTTCGCGTACCGGCCACCTTCGGATTCCCGCAGGCGTCGGACGTGAGGAACGTCGAACGACACAGTCCGAGAAACAAAGGCTGA
- the infB gene encoding translation initiation factor IF-2, with translation MAAKPRVHEIAAELGVDSKFALAKLKELGEFVKSPSSTVEPPVARKLRAAIEADPTAKGGDKAEAKPAAKAAPKPGPAAPKAPTPGPKPGPAKTPEAPAPAAKPETAAPAASTPKPGAEAPKPGGNAPKPGGNAPKPGGNAPKPGGNAPKPGAPRPGNSPFSNQQGMGQRPAGPRPGNNPFASQQGMGQRPTPGNIPRPQAPRPGSPRVGAPRPGRPGGGGRGGQGGRPGAPFQQRTGGPGRPGGAGAPGAGPGARPGGGFAGRPGGGGGRGRGPGGGTAGAFGKGGGKSKQRKSRRAKRQEFEMRSAPIVGGVNVQKGNGETIRLRRGASIADFADKLEALNGYTVQPGTLVTILFNLGEMATATESLDEATFEVLGAELGYKIQMVSPEDEDKELLEGFGLNLEQELAEEDDEDLEIRPPVVTVMGHVDHGKTRLLDAIRQTNVIEGEAGGITQHIGAYQIWTEHDGVERAVTFIDTPGHEAFTAMRARGAQVTDIAILVVAADDGIMPQTVEALNHAQAADVPIVVAVNKVDKPEANPAKVRQQLTEYGLVAEEYGGDVMFVDVSARGGTGIQELIDAVLLTADAGLDLTANPNKAARGVAIEAKLDKGRGSVATVLIQSGTLRVGDAIVAGTAYGRVRAMLDENGESVSAAAPSRPVQVQGLNSVPRAGDVFIVTEEDRMARQIAEKREAVERNAQLAKARKRISLEDFTRALEEGKVETLNLIIKGDVSGAVEALEESLLKIEVDDSVQLRIIHRGVGAITESDVNLATIDNAIIVGFNVRPDTKAREAASREGVDVRFYSVIYSAIDEIENSLKGMLKPEFEEVQSGVAEIREVFRSSKFGNIAGVIVRSGTITRNAKARVIRDGVVIADGLAIESLRRFKDDVTEVRTDFEAGIGLGKYNDIQVGDEIETTEMVEKPRG, from the coding sequence GTGGCTGCCAAACCACGTGTGCATGAGATCGCTGCCGAACTCGGTGTCGACAGCAAGTTCGCGCTCGCCAAGCTCAAGGAGCTCGGCGAGTTCGTGAAGAGTCCGTCCTCGACGGTCGAGCCCCCGGTGGCGCGAAAGCTGCGCGCTGCGATCGAGGCCGACCCCACCGCAAAGGGCGGCGACAAGGCCGAGGCCAAGCCGGCCGCGAAGGCCGCACCCAAGCCCGGCCCCGCAGCGCCGAAGGCACCGACGCCCGGTCCCAAGCCGGGACCCGCCAAGACTCCCGAGGCACCCGCCCCTGCGGCGAAGCCTGAGACCGCTGCGCCCGCGGCGAGCACGCCGAAGCCGGGTGCAGAGGCTCCGAAGCCCGGGGGTAACGCCCCCAAGCCCGGTGGCAACGCTCCGAAGCCCGGTGGCAATGCCCCCAAGCCCGGTGGCAACGCTCCCAAGCCCGGCGCTCCGCGCCCCGGCAACAGCCCGTTCTCGAACCAGCAGGGCATGGGACAGCGCCCCGCCGGCCCCCGCCCGGGCAACAACCCCTTCGCTTCGCAGCAGGGTATGGGCCAGCGTCCCACGCCTGGCAACATCCCCCGGCCGCAGGCGCCGCGTCCCGGTTCGCCGCGCGTCGGCGCACCCCGTCCGGGTCGTCCCGGTGGTGGCGGTCGCGGTGGCCAGGGCGGTCGTCCCGGCGCACCGTTCCAGCAGCGCACGGGCGGTCCCGGTCGTCCCGGCGGTGCCGGTGCCCCCGGTGCCGGTCCCGGTGCACGTCCCGGTGGCGGCTTCGCAGGTCGTCCCGGTGGCGGCGGTGGCCGTGGTCGCGGACCCGGCGGTGGTACCGCGGGTGCGTTCGGTAAGGGCGGCGGCAAGAGCAAGCAGCGCAAGTCGCGGCGGGCGAAGCGTCAAGAGTTCGAGATGCGGTCGGCGCCGATCGTCGGCGGCGTCAATGTCCAGAAGGGCAACGGCGAGACGATCCGTCTGCGCCGTGGCGCCTCGATCGCAGACTTCGCCGACAAGCTCGAAGCACTGAACGGTTACACGGTTCAGCCCGGAACGCTCGTCACCATCCTCTTCAACCTCGGCGAGATGGCCACGGCCACCGAGTCGCTGGACGAGGCCACCTTCGAGGTCCTCGGTGCCGAGCTCGGCTACAAGATTCAGATGGTCTCGCCCGAGGACGAGGACAAGGAGCTCCTCGAGGGCTTCGGTCTCAACCTCGAGCAGGAGCTCGCTGAAGAAGACGACGAAGACCTCGAGATCCGCCCGCCGGTGGTCACCGTCATGGGTCACGTCGACCACGGTAAGACCCGACTGCTCGACGCGATCCGTCAGACGAACGTCATCGAGGGCGAGGCCGGCGGTATCACCCAGCACATCGGTGCGTACCAGATCTGGACCGAGCACGACGGCGTCGAGCGCGCGGTGACCTTCATCGACACCCCCGGACACGAGGCGTTCACCGCCATGCGTGCCCGTGGTGCGCAGGTCACCGACATCGCGATCCTCGTCGTCGCGGCCGACGACGGCATCATGCCGCAGACGGTCGAGGCGCTGAACCACGCACAGGCGGCCGACGTGCCGATCGTGGTCGCGGTCAACAAGGTCGACAAGCCCGAGGCCAACCCGGCCAAGGTGCGTCAGCAGCTCACCGAGTACGGTCTCGTCGCCGAGGAGTACGGCGGCGACGTCATGTTCGTCGACGTCTCGGCTCGCGGCGGTACCGGAATCCAGGAGCTCATCGACGCCGTGCTGCTCACCGCGGACGCTGGTCTCGACCTCACGGCCAACCCGAACAAGGCTGCCCGTGGTGTCGCGATCGAGGCCAAGCTCGACAAGGGCCGCGGTTCGGTCGCTACGGTGCTCATCCAGTCCGGAACGCTGCGCGTCGGTGACGCGATCGTCGCCGGCACCGCCTACGGCCGTGTGCGTGCGATGCTCGACGAGAACGGTGAGTCTGTTTCGGCTGCTGCGCCGTCGCGTCCCGTGCAGGTGCAGGGTCTGAACTCGGTGCCCCGCGCCGGTGACGTCTTCATCGTCACTGAAGAGGACCGCATGGCCCGTCAGATCGCCGAGAAGCGTGAGGCCGTGGAGCGCAACGCTCAGCTCGCCAAGGCACGCAAGCGCATCTCGCTCGAGGACTTTACCCGTGCGCTCGAAGAGGGCAAGGTCGAGACGCTCAACCTCATCATCAAGGGTGACGTCTCGGGTGCCGTTGAGGCGCTGGAGGAGTCGCTGCTCAAGATCGAGGTCGACGACTCGGTGCAGCTGCGCATCATCCACCGCGGTGTGGGTGCGATCACCGAGTCGGATGTGAACCTGGCGACGATCGACAACGCGATCATCGTGGGCTTCAACGTCCGTCCCGACACCAAGGCCCGCGAGGCTGCGTCCCGCGAGGGTGTCGACGTGCGGTTCTACTCGGTCATCTACTCGGCGATCGACGAGATCGAGAACTCGCTCAAGGGCATGCTCAAGCCCGAGTTCGAAGAGGTTCAGTCGGGTGTCGCCGAGATCCGCGAGGTGTTCCGTTCCTCGAAGTTCGGCAACATCGCCGGTGTCATCGTCCGTTCCGGAACGATCACGCGCAACGCCAAGGCGCGCGTCATCCGCGACGGTGTCGTCATCGCCGATGGCCTGGCCATCGAGTCGCTGCGTCGCTTCAAGGATGACGTCACCGAGGTCCGTACCGACTTCGAAGCCGGTATCGGCCTGGGCAAGTACAACGACATCCAGGTGGGCGACGAGATCGAGACCACCGAGATGGTCGAGAAGCCGCGAGGCTGA